The following coding sequences lie in one Bifidobacterium sp. ESL0690 genomic window:
- a CDS encoding acyltransferase family protein, which translates to MLPRTGNSPDSAEVVASGSSRPSVFARLATLFRTSDFSSKTGAANTSGSASTSQTSSSSTTPDSSHTSSVSRLSASRRNNAIDGLRALAIIGVVAYHVRPSLLSGGFLGVTIFFVISGFLITGSVERRMASKQGFHYASYLWRKIKRLTFPLLSLIALVVPAAYFLSPGMLPKLHLDALPSALYVSNWVYIFRKVSYFAAAGLPSPLTHLWFLAVTMQFYLVWISLLWLMHRFSLRLRTRFLITLLLAVASTVLMMMLYVPGSDVSRVYYGLDTRFSELMIGALLAFAVEQARTKRSESDGRDERAEQPEQNTQHNEKSEPATNAESWSNPVNLLLAAAGFCLLAALIILYFVSNGNDEMLYRGGFQAAALIVALLIVVVLVPGNFCRSLLGSRVFRYIGSRSFSIYLVHYPLLEFMNPAIRTQPLRWWEWIVQFLILWAVCEAFYQMAEAVRKVIPAGKTPFREMRLVTKILSFLGVVAVVLCTALPVDFNQIAAKRSDALRQDYLSIGRSLGIATPIRRDLLTLRRSAVPKPSLNLPPRLVPKAAKVPKNLNTKGWTYDASTGSCTANPLIISDSVEMGAHDFVQEHIPASVQDNMVGRHFATGADLYRQHQAQGQAGSVVIMALGTNDRIADAQQVEDLIAAVGNEPLYLTTVRSPTGWQDSNNQILRSVVAKYKNVGLLDWYAISDGHPEYFYDDGTHLTPGEGGGREAYGIMIRQGLCGQ; encoded by the coding sequence ATGTTGCCACGGACCGGAAATAGCCCTGATTCGGCTGAAGTAGTTGCCTCCGGTTCCTCCCGTCCCTCTGTTTTTGCCCGACTTGCGACGCTCTTCCGTACTTCTGATTTTTCGAGCAAAACTGGCGCTGCGAATACTTCCGGTTCCGCAAGTACCTCTCAAACTTCCAGTTCCTCGACTACGCCTGATTCTTCACATACTTCAAGCGTTTCCCGTCTGTCTGCTTCTCGCCGAAACAATGCCATCGACGGTCTGCGTGCATTGGCAATCATCGGAGTGGTGGCCTACCACGTCCGCCCGTCGCTGTTGAGTGGCGGATTCCTTGGCGTTACCATCTTCTTCGTCATTTCCGGTTTCCTGATTACCGGCAGCGTCGAAAGACGCATGGCCAGCAAGCAGGGCTTCCATTACGCGAGCTATCTTTGGCGCAAAATCAAGCGTTTGACCTTCCCGCTGCTTTCGCTGATTGCCTTGGTCGTACCGGCTGCCTATTTCCTGTCTCCTGGCATGCTCCCGAAGCTGCACCTCGATGCGTTGCCCAGTGCGCTATACGTCAGCAACTGGGTCTATATCTTCCGCAAGGTCTCGTATTTCGCCGCGGCAGGACTCCCGTCACCGCTGACACATCTGTGGTTTCTGGCGGTCACCATGCAGTTCTATCTGGTCTGGATTTCACTGCTCTGGCTGATGCATCGCTTCAGCTTGAGATTGCGTACCAGGTTCCTCATAACCTTGCTGCTCGCCGTCGCCTCAACGGTTCTGATGATGATGCTCTACGTGCCCGGCTCCGACGTGTCACGCGTCTATTACGGGCTTGATACGCGTTTTTCCGAACTGATGATTGGTGCTCTACTTGCTTTTGCGGTCGAGCAGGCAAGAACGAAACGCAGTGAATCTGACGGACGTGACGAACGCGCTGAACAGCCTGAGCAGAATACACAACACAACGAAAAGTCAGAGCCGGCAACGAATGCCGAGAGCTGGTCGAATCCGGTGAATCTTCTTTTGGCAGCCGCCGGCTTCTGTTTGCTCGCTGCACTGATCATTCTGTATTTCGTCTCCAATGGCAATGACGAGATGCTGTACCGTGGTGGTTTCCAAGCCGCTGCGCTTATCGTCGCGCTGCTAATCGTCGTCGTCCTTGTTCCAGGCAACTTCTGCCGTTCGCTGCTTGGTTCGCGGGTGTTCCGCTATATCGGTTCGCGTTCGTTCTCGATATATCTGGTCCATTATCCGCTCCTTGAATTCATGAACCCGGCCATCCGTACACAGCCTCTGCGTTGGTGGGAATGGATCGTCCAGTTCCTCATCCTTTGGGCGGTTTGCGAGGCCTTCTACCAGATGGCCGAAGCCGTACGCAAGGTCATACCCGCAGGCAAGACGCCGTTCCGAGAAATGCGTTTGGTCACCAAAATTCTCTCGTTCCTAGGCGTTGTGGCCGTCGTGCTCTGCACGGCGTTACCGGTCGATTTCAACCAGATTGCCGCCAAGCGCTCGGACGCTTTACGCCAGGATTATCTTTCCATCGGCCGTAGCCTCGGCATAGCCACGCCGATTCGGCGTGATCTTCTGACCTTACGACGCTCGGCGGTTCCCAAGCCATCCCTTAACCTGCCTCCGCGTCTGGTACCGAAGGCTGCCAAAGTTCCGAAGAACCTCAATACCAAAGGCTGGACGTATGACGCGTCTACGGGTTCGTGCACCGCGAATCCTTTGATTATCAGTGATTCGGTTGAGATGGGTGCGCACGATTTCGTACAGGAGCACATTCCGGCCAGTGTTCAGGACAATATGGTCGGCCGTCATTTCGCCACCGGCGCCGACCTCTATCGACAGCATCAAGCGCAAGGTCAGGCTGGAAGCGTTGTTATCATGGCGCTCGGGACCAACGACCGCATCGCCGATGCGCAGCAGGTGGAGGATCTGATAGCGGCCGTGGGCAACGAACCGCTGTATCTGACCACCGTCCGTTCGCCTACGGGCTGGCAGGATTCCAACAACCAGATTCTGCGCTCGGTGGTCGCCAAGTACAAGAACGTCGGTTTGCTCGACTGGTATGCCATCAGTGACGGACATCCGGAATATTTCTACGACGACGGCACCCATCTGACACCGGGCGAAGGCGGTGGCCGTGAGGCTTACGGCATCATGATTCGGCAGGGTTTGTGCGGACAGTGA
- the tsaD gene encoding tRNA (adenosine(37)-N6)-threonylcarbamoyltransferase complex transferase subunit TsaD has translation MSEPTVLGIESTCDETAAAIVRGRTLVSNVVASSMEEHARYGGVIPEIASRAHAEAFVPVVSKALADANMELSDVDAIAVSAGPGLAGCLAVGVSGAKALAWAANKPIYGINHVIGHIAVTQLQFGPFPKDTLALIVSGGHTSLLHVEDVARHVDVVGTTLDDAAGECFDKVARLLGFPYPGGPHIDKHGQLGDPHAIKVPQGLTKGKAGKDHPYDFSFSGVKTAVARWVEAQQAAGKEIPVDDVCASLADSVATVLANKAMHGCEEYDSKTLIVGGGFSANSQLRAKLLEVGKEHGVEVRIPQIKLCTDNGAMVAMLGVNLVEAGVRPSSPDFPIDSAMPMNVISV, from the coding sequence ATGAGCGAACCGACAGTACTGGGCATCGAATCGACCTGCGACGAGACCGCGGCGGCCATCGTTCGGGGACGTACGCTGGTTTCCAACGTCGTGGCGTCCTCGATGGAGGAGCACGCACGCTACGGCGGTGTCATCCCGGAAATCGCCTCACGAGCCCATGCAGAGGCGTTCGTGCCTGTGGTCTCGAAAGCGCTGGCCGATGCAAATATGGAACTGTCCGATGTGGATGCCATAGCAGTCTCGGCAGGCCCCGGTCTGGCCGGGTGCCTGGCCGTCGGTGTTTCCGGTGCCAAAGCCCTTGCTTGGGCGGCGAACAAGCCAATCTACGGCATCAACCATGTGATCGGTCATATCGCCGTCACCCAACTGCAGTTTGGCCCGTTCCCGAAGGATACGCTGGCGCTTATCGTCTCCGGTGGCCACACCTCGCTGTTGCACGTCGAGGATGTCGCCCGTCATGTCGACGTGGTCGGCACGACGCTTGACGACGCCGCAGGGGAGTGTTTCGACAAGGTTGCACGTCTGCTCGGCTTCCCCTACCCAGGCGGTCCGCATATCGACAAACACGGCCAACTAGGTGATCCGCATGCCATCAAGGTGCCCCAAGGCCTTACCAAAGGCAAGGCCGGCAAAGACCATCCATACGATTTCAGCTTCTCCGGCGTCAAGACGGCTGTGGCTCGATGGGTCGAAGCTCAGCAGGCTGCTGGCAAGGAGATTCCGGTAGACGACGTCTGCGCCTCGCTGGCGGACTCTGTGGCCACGGTGCTGGCAAACAAGGCCATGCATGGCTGCGAGGAGTACGATTCCAAGACGCTGATTGTCGGCGGCGGTTTCTCCGCCAACTCCCAGCTGCGTGCCAAGTTGCTTGAGGTAGGCAAAGAACACGGCGTCGAGGTCCGTATCCCGCAAATCAAGCTCTGCACCGACAACGGTGCGATGGTCGCCATGTTAGGCGTCAATCTGGTCGAAGCCGGCGTGCGCCCGTCGTCCCCGGATTTCCCCATCGATTCTGCGATGCCCATGAACGTCATCAGCGTGTGA
- the rimI gene encoding ribosomal protein S18-alanine N-acetyltransferase gives MIVKFGELNQQRALEAAAKLETELFASQAWDMQTLRDEVTDASRIYLADVIEVTDASDNSESSDAADVANLVDATKSNKRPAREQTKQLQRVDVSKIMRGYAGMWHADGQAEITTIGVAKRFQRNGIAKNLLDSLIRYARHHGVRRIKLEVRVDNEPAKRLYCSLGFKKIGLLRHYYQPEDVDAVEMALDLEPHIMGFSSEKQNMEQHQ, from the coding sequence ATGATCGTTAAATTCGGCGAGCTCAACCAGCAGAGGGCTTTGGAGGCTGCGGCCAAGCTCGAAACTGAGCTTTTCGCCTCGCAAGCTTGGGATATGCAGACATTGCGTGACGAGGTAACCGACGCGTCCAGAATTTATCTTGCCGATGTCATCGAAGTTACTGATGCCAGTGATAATTCTGAAAGCAGCGATGCCGCCGACGTCGCCAATTTGGTCGATGCTACTAAAAGTAATAAACGCCCAGCCCGCGAACAAACAAAACAGCTTCAACGAGTTGACGTTTCAAAGATCATGCGTGGCTATGCCGGCATGTGGCATGCCGACGGCCAAGCCGAGATCACGACTATCGGCGTCGCCAAACGGTTCCAGCGAAACGGAATCGCCAAAAATCTTCTCGACAGTCTGATTAGGTACGCACGTCATCACGGAGTCCGTCGCATCAAACTGGAAGTCCGCGTCGACAACGAACCGGCAAAACGTCTTTATTGCAGCCTCGGATTTAAGAAGATCGGTCTTTTGCGGCATTATTATCAACCCGAAGATGTCGATGCCGTTGAAATGGCGTTGGACCTTGAACCGCATATCATGGGATTCAGTAGCGAAAAACAGAACATGGAGCAACATCAATGA
- the tsaB gene encoding tRNA (adenosine(37)-N6)-threonylcarbamoyltransferase complex dimerization subunit type 1 TsaB: MTNTLVIDTSFGSTVGVLGHEPIIETDSRTHVEKLQVNIGKAVGQAGLTPQGLDRIVVGVGPAPFTGLRAGVVAAKAIAYATGAQLLGQDILEPQAWMMKLKREGDARLADCDFLKGTETEKTPNTESVHHLTLAVNDARRRQLYFALYSDEKQTIDDNGVSQQPASENTNSFVSTLVDMDIDYPQHIVERINEAVQKLGAEDAVQGEYRIDIVGHGASKYADAWQGFGTMLGRVIDHSVLDAGAAGLEIFAECALASNGIDSSDANGVNGKLGDNSSSSENATKPVEPLYLRRPDVSVPNPLKHVLNHAGAMKA, translated from the coding sequence ATGACGAACACATTGGTCATCGACACTTCGTTCGGTTCGACGGTGGGTGTTTTGGGTCATGAACCCATTATCGAGACCGATTCACGCACCCATGTCGAAAAATTGCAGGTCAATATCGGCAAGGCCGTCGGTCAGGCCGGGCTCACGCCACAGGGCCTTGACCGCATTGTCGTCGGCGTCGGGCCTGCCCCGTTCACCGGGCTTCGTGCCGGTGTGGTGGCGGCGAAAGCCATCGCGTACGCCACTGGTGCCCAGCTGCTTGGTCAGGACATCCTTGAGCCTCAGGCGTGGATGATGAAACTCAAGCGTGAGGGCGATGCCCGGCTTGCGGATTGCGATTTTCTCAAGGGAACAGAAACAGAAAAGACGCCAAACACTGAATCTGTCCATCACCTGACGTTGGCCGTCAATGACGCCCGTCGTCGCCAGCTGTACTTCGCGCTGTATAGCGATGAAAAACAAACCATCGACGACAATGGCGTAAGTCAGCAACCTGCCTCCGAAAATACGAACTCATTTGTTTCCACACTGGTCGATATGGATATTGATTATCCCCAGCATATCGTCGAGCGGATTAACGAGGCCGTCCAAAAGCTCGGTGCGGAAGATGCTGTACAGGGCGAATATCGTATCGATATCGTCGGTCATGGAGCTTCGAAATATGCGGATGCCTGGCAGGGATTTGGCACGATGCTGGGTCGTGTTATTGACCATTCAGTATTGGACGCCGGGGCAGCAGGCCTGGAGATTTTCGCCGAGTGCGCCTTGGCAAGCAATGGCATTGATTCAAGCGATGCAAATGGTGTCAACGGTAAACTTGGCGACAATAGCAGCAGTAGTGAGAACGCTACAAAACCTGTGGAACCGCTTTACCTGCGCCGTCCGGACGTTTCCGTACCCAACCCGCTGAAGCATGTGTTGAACCATGCAGGAGCCATGAAGGCCTGA
- the tsaE gene encoding tRNA (adenosine(37)-N6)-threonylcarbamoyltransferase complex ATPase subunit type 1 TsaE — protein MSDESSYTVEVPTGADMQELGAKVAACVYGGDVLLLSGPLGAGKTTFAQGFGAGLHIDEPIVSPTFTIARELDGRFSDGTPAHLVHVDAYRLGGNDFAPGQDTVDRLLDELESLGLDEELEDPGEHTVILMEWGEQMASAFAEVRLEVHIDRPIDKATLDAEAENPNAELTGDGMRTVTFVPVGKRWEDFTGRLASME, from the coding sequence ATGAGCGATGAATCATCATATACGGTTGAAGTGCCTACCGGCGCGGATATGCAGGAACTGGGAGCCAAGGTGGCGGCCTGTGTGTACGGCGGCGATGTACTGCTGCTTTCCGGCCCGTTGGGAGCCGGCAAGACGACGTTTGCGCAAGGTTTCGGGGCAGGGCTTCATATCGACGAACCCATCGTTTCCCCAACTTTCACCATTGCCCGGGAGCTCGACGGCAGATTTTCGGACGGGACTCCCGCACATCTGGTGCATGTCGATGCCTATCGGCTTGGCGGCAACGATTTCGCCCCTGGTCAGGACACTGTCGATAGGCTTCTTGACGAACTCGAATCGCTGGGGCTTGACGAGGAACTCGAAGATCCCGGAGAACATACGGTGATTCTGATGGAATGGGGCGAACAGATGGCCTCCGCGTTCGCCGAAGTTCGTCTCGAAGTCCATATCGACCGTCCGATTGACAAGGCGACGCTCGATGCCGAAGCGGAAAACCCGAATGCTGAACTCACCGGCGACGGCATGCGCACCGTGACATTCGTTCCTGTCGGCAAGCGCTGGGAGGATTTCACCGGTCGATTGGCTTCAATGGAATAA
- the holA gene encoding DNA polymerase III subunit delta → MAGKQTKPRTRFVLVIGGDEFLNEQQVRDCRDEAAKNDPEAEIIELDAGEASQYDFDEAVSPSLLSTSSIVIIRHIQNADDALVDTMANYCASIAKDPASASGTVIAQHDGGQKGKRIIDRLAKAGAEKKAIPDLKRADAKLNFVIQCFERHKRRIDPAAAQQLVAVLGEKTGELAAMCEQLCFDFDDDPISLNLVNQYLTGNAEVTGFAVADAALAGNDSKAIIDMRAAVAQGTDPIALVGALAMKLRTLAKASAVRSGSISQAEAKTNPWVLRNATRQLSGWTSEGLSRCIQTLAWADEQNKTNGGDPMYALERSIELISHKGRMNV, encoded by the coding sequence ATGGCTGGAAAGCAAACCAAACCGCGGACCCGATTCGTGTTGGTCATCGGCGGCGACGAATTCCTCAACGAACAACAGGTACGTGATTGCCGTGACGAGGCCGCGAAGAACGATCCAGAAGCTGAGATTATCGAACTTGACGCGGGCGAGGCGAGCCAATATGATTTCGACGAGGCTGTGAGCCCATCGCTGTTGAGCACCAGTTCCATCGTCATCATCCGGCACATCCAGAACGCCGACGATGCTCTGGTGGACACCATGGCCAACTACTGTGCCTCGATAGCCAAAGATCCAGCTTCCGCATCGGGTACGGTCATCGCACAACATGACGGTGGGCAAAAGGGCAAGAGAATCATCGACCGTCTCGCCAAAGCCGGGGCCGAGAAAAAGGCCATTCCAGACCTCAAACGCGCCGACGCCAAACTGAACTTCGTCATCCAGTGCTTCGAACGCCATAAGCGTCGCATCGATCCTGCCGCCGCCCAGCAGTTGGTAGCGGTTCTGGGGGAGAAGACCGGCGAACTCGCGGCCATGTGTGAACAGCTTTGCTTCGATTTCGATGATGACCCGATCAGTCTCAATCTGGTCAATCAGTATCTGACCGGCAATGCAGAAGTCACCGGATTTGCTGTGGCTGATGCGGCGCTCGCCGGAAACGATTCCAAAGCCATCATTGACATGCGTGCGGCAGTGGCCCAAGGCACAGACCCAATTGCGCTCGTAGGAGCTCTGGCGATGAAACTGCGGACGTTGGCCAAAGCTTCCGCGGTGCGTTCCGGCAGCATCTCGCAAGCCGAAGCGAAAACCAACCCGTGGGTGCTGCGCAATGCGACAAGGCAACTGAGCGGTTGGACGTCCGAAGGACTTTCCAGATGCATCCAGACGTTGGCATGGGCCGATGAACAGAACAAGACCAATGGGGGAGACCCGATGTATGCGCTGGAGCGCTCCATCGAACTAATCAGCCATAAAGGACGTATGAACGTATGA